In Pectinophora gossypiella unplaced genomic scaffold, ilPecGoss1.1 Pgos_47, whole genome shotgun sequence, one genomic interval encodes:
- the LOC126381362 gene encoding uncharacterized protein LOC126381362, translating into MFVSTVRTPVTRRTTRLFNYLTEKADLAQQRYPTAELVFLGDYNAHHKEWLFPFEKTDHAGREARNFALALDLTQLVNVATRVPDVDSHTPNCLDLVLATEPDCYSVSVSAPLGTSDHCLVKAVCTHSPPDETLSGTRRVWRYGSADWDEMRHFFAAFPWRQVCFSSDDPTTCANAVVDVIRQGMEYFIPFSDLSPGYKARPWYNSDCARAEMRKETAYQAWVQARDRKASPRRIRSKKRAYNAATRSFKRVLQRARFDHVGRIGSRLASYPPGSKQFWSLSRSVESNFCRPSLPPMQRPDGSLAHSATEKANLFASLFANNSRLDAGLSAPPTLPRCDSSMPEVTIHLREVRKALCSLDVNKASGPDGIPARVLRLCAPELSPVLTRLYRLSLEQRTVPKSWKLANVQPVPKKGSRADPANYRPIAITSIICKVMERVLNSKLLTYLETNDLLCDHQYGFRRGRSTGDLLVYVTHYWGEAIEKHGEALAVSLDISKAFDRVWHAGLLSKLPAYGIPAGFSTWISDFLSERSIRVVIDGGSSDLIAIDAGVPQGSVLSATLFLLHINDLLMSGIVGYADDSTVLERYVSGAAATAEVVRSLREDLVERTDEILKHVSQWGDKNLVTFNSSKTQACLFTAKKSPFNRTPTFRGASVPITDRLELLGMELTSRLNFGTTIESKAQTAAKKLGILNRVKRYFSPGQLLTLYKAQVRSCMEYCSHLWDGSAKYQLAALDSVERRAKRLIGDRKLVEAKLHSLDHRRKVACLSVFYRLYFGECAQELHRLIPPSPFHLRKSRRTEVQADENIKDAFYVNLTQALEYADKNIIVMGDFNGQTGKQRLGEENILGKHGSGERAHKEKQPSRSTNTPNEPKHKVQEYYDKQIKSLYTQKQTPKLKKEPLSTTTTQLIQKRKELFGSQKNKETRKAITKISKEISKSIKKDKNKRQLDCINKHVTTTGGIKKALKELNEFKTCIPKLKDKNKQPEEIPSSTRQQPFSRNYTQAEIHTTQSTQTRQMKKKKPLHIS; encoded by the exons ATGTTTGTGTCTACCGTTCGCACACCGGTGACCAGGAGGACAACCAGGCTATTCAACTACCTCACTGAAAAGGCTGACTTGGCTCAACAACGGTACCCAACAGCAGAACTCGTTTTTCTCGGGGACTATAATGCACACCATAAGGAGTGGCTGTTCCCGTTCGAGAAAACCGACCACGCTGGGAGAGAGGCGCGCAATTTTGCCCTGGCGCTAGATCTCACTCAGTTGGTGAATGTTGCCACGCGGGTACCGGATGTTGACAGCCACACACCCAATTGTTTGGATCTCGTGCTGGCGACGGAACCGGACTGTTACTCAGTCTCGGTCTCGGCTCCGCTGGGAACGTCGGATCACTGTCTGGTCAAAGCCGTATGTACCCATTCCCCTCCGGATGAAACCCTTAGTGGTACGAGGCGAGTGTGGAGGTACGGATCAGCTGACTGGGACGAAATGCGACATTTCTTCGCAGCGTTCCCATGGCGCCAAGTGTGCTTCTCCTCCGATGACCCAACGACATGTGCTAACGCGGTTGTGGATGTAATACGGCAGGGAATGGAATATTTTATTCCATTCTCCGATTTATCGCCCGGTTACAAAGCCAGACCCTGGTACAACTCTGACTGCGCTCGCGCTGAGATGCGCAAAGAGACCGCTTACCAGGCCTGGGTTCAAGCCCGCGACCGAAAAGCCAGTCCACGGCGCATACGGTCTAAGAAGAGAGCCTACAATGCTGCCACGAGGTCCTTCAAACGGGTATTGCAGAGGGCACGATTTGACCATGTTGGCCGTATCGGTTCCAGATTGGCTTCCTACCCTCCCGGTAGCAAGCAGTTTTGGTCCCTGTCCAGGTCGGTTGAGTCGAACTTCTGCCGCCCCAGTTTGCCTCCTATGCAGAGACCTGATGGATCACTGGCTCATTCCGCAACCGAGAAGGCAAACCTATTTGCCTCTTTGTTCGCGAACAATTCGCGTCTTGACGCAGGTCTAAGTGCACCACCTACGTTACCTCGATGTGACTCTTCCATGCCGGAGGTCACAATTCACTTGAGAGAGGTACGCAAGGCACTCTGCAGTCTCGATGTGAATAAGGCCAGTGGACCAGATGGTATTCCTGCTAGGGTACTTAGGCTTTGTGCGCCTGAGTTGTCTCCTGTCCTGACACGCCTGTATCGCCTTTCTCTCGAACAAAGAACTGTGCCTAAATCCTGGAAGCTTGCTAACGTACAACCGGTGCCTAAGAAGGGTAGCCGTGCCGACCCGGCCAACTATAGACCGATCGCCATTACTTCCATCATTTGCAAAGTGATGGAGAGAGTTCTAAACAGTAAACTGCTGACGTACCTAGAGACAAACGATCTGCTTTGTGATCACCAATACGGTTTTCGCAGAGGTCGTTCAACCGGTGATCTTCTAGTGTACGTCACGCACTACTGGGGCGAGGCCATCGAGAAACACGGCGAGGCCCTCGCTGTGTCCTTGGACATCTCAAAGGCCTTCGACCGGGTATGGCACGCTGGCTTGTTAAGTAAGCTTCCAGCATACGGCATTCCCGCTGGCTTCAGCACCTGGATATCAGACTTCCTGAGTGAGCGATCGATAAGAGTAGTCATTGACGGCGGCTCTTCTGACCTTATCGCTATTGATGCCGGGGTTCCTCAGGGGTCTGTCCTCTCTGCGACTCTCTTCCTGTTGCACATCAATGACTTGCTTATGTCAGGCATTGTTGGGTACGCTGATGACAGTACTGTCTTAGAGAGATATGTGTCCGGTGCTGCAGCTACCGCGGAAGTAGTTCGATCTCTTCGAGAGGATTTGGTAGAACGAACGGATGAGATTCTGAAGCATGTGTCCCAATGGGGAGACAAAAATCTGGTAACGTTCAACTCTTCAAAAACAcaggcgtgtctgttcaccgcTAAGAAGAGTCCGTTCAACAGGACTCCTACTTTCCGAGGTGCATCTGTACCGATCACCGACCGTCTTGAGCTTCTTGGAATGGAGCTGACGTCTCGCCTCAACTTTGGAACCACCATTGAATCCAAAGCTCAGACTGCAGCCAAAAAACTGGGCATCCTAAATAGGGTTAAGCGGTACTTCTCACCTGGACAACTTTTGACCTTATATAAAGCACAAGTCCGTTCTTGCATGGAGTACTGTTCTCACCTTTGGGATGGCTCAGCTAAGTACCAACTTGCTGCGTTGGATTCTGTTGAGCGACGTGCTAAGAGGTTGATCGGCGACAGGAAGCTGGTGGAAGCCAAACTGCATAGCCTAGACCACCGCCGTAAAGTCGcctgtctgtcggttttttacagattgtacttcggggagtgtgcacaggagctccatcggctcattccaccaagtccattccatctgaggaaatccagacgtacgg AAGTACAAGCAGACGAAAACATAAAAGACGCTTTCTACGTGAACTTAACCCAAGCACTAGAATATGCCGACAAAAACATCATAGTAATGGGTGACTTTAACGGACAAACTGGCAAACAAAGACTTGGAGAAGAAAATATCCTCGGGAAACACGGTTCAGGAGAAC gtgcccacaagGAAAAACAACCATCCAGATCAACAAATACACCGAATGAACCTAAACACAAAGTTCAGGAATACTACGACAAGCAGATAAAAAGTCtatacacacaaaaacaaactccgaaattgaaaaaagaacccCTTAGCACAACTACCACACAACTAATACAGAAAAGGAAAGAACTGTTTGGAAGTcagaaaaacaaagaaacacGGAAAGCCATTAcaaaaataagtaaagaaaTAAGCAAGagtataaaaaaagataaaaataaaagacaacTCGACTGCATCAACAAACATGTAACGACGACTGGGGGAATCAAGAAAGCTTTAAAAGAACTGAACGAGTTCAAGACCTGCATACCAAAATTAAAAGACAAAAACAAACAACCAGAAGAGATTCCATCCTCGACACGGCAACAACCTTTTTCAAGGAACTATACACAAGCAGAAATACACACCACACAATCAACCCAGACGAGACAGATGAAAAAGAAGAAACCACTCCACATATCCTAG